From the genome of Coleofasciculus sp. FACHB-T130, one region includes:
- a CDS encoding photosystem I assembly protein Ycf4 has translation MAAPTTSTSNRVLRQEVLGSRRLSNYWWATVVSLGATGFLLAGISSYLKVNLLPFADPTKLLFIPQGIVMGLYGLAGLLVALYLWMMILLDVGGGYNEFNQETGYIRIFRWGFLGKNRQIEVGCRIQDVQAIRVEIKEGLNPRRSIYLRVKGRRDIPLTRVGEPLPLSELENQGAQLARFLEVPIEGL, from the coding sequence ATGGCTGCACCGACAACATCCACAAGTAACCGCGTTCTCCGTCAAGAGGTTTTAGGCTCTCGTCGTTTGAGTAACTATTGGTGGGCAACCGTAGTCTCCTTGGGAGCTACAGGCTTTTTATTGGCCGGAATTTCAAGTTACCTAAAAGTTAATCTTCTCCCTTTTGCTGACCCCACCAAGTTACTTTTTATCCCTCAAGGGATAGTCATGGGACTTTACGGGTTAGCCGGGTTACTCGTAGCGCTCTATCTATGGATGATGATTCTTTTAGACGTAGGGGGCGGTTACAACGAGTTTAATCAAGAAACCGGATATATTCGGATCTTTAGATGGGGCTTTCTCGGCAAAAACCGCCAAATTGAAGTCGGCTGTCGCATACAAGATGTCCAAGCGATTCGGGTGGAAATTAAAGAAGGTCTCAACCCACGCCGGTCGATTTATCTGCGCGTCAAAGGACGCCGCGATATTCCCCTGACGCGAGTTGGGGAACCTCTACCCTTGTCAGAGCTGGAAAATCAGGGTGCCCAACTGGCTCGCTTCTTGGAAGTGCCCATTGAAGGTCTCTAA